Proteins from one Nitrospira sp. SG-bin1 genomic window:
- a CDS encoding malate dehydrogenase (Catalyzes the reversible oxidation of malate to oxaloacetate), producing MKRPKVTVVGAGNVGGTTAQRLAEKNLYDVVLVDIAQGVPQGKALDISQAGPVCGYSTQVVGTNEYMETAGSSIAVITSGIPRKPGMSRDELLATNAKIVKSVVKELVSRSPNIILILVTNPLDAMVHVARSVSGLPKSRILGMAGVLDSARMRTFIAAELNVRATEVQAMVLGGHGDTMVPLPRYTTVKGKPVSELMSKEKLDAIVKRTREGGAEIVGLLKTGSAFYAPSASAVAMVESIHKDEKQVMPCAVLCEGEYGLKDVVVGVPVIIGRAGAEQILEYELTSDERAALATSANAVRELCRTVDRLMT from the coding sequence ATGAAACGGCCGAAAGTCACGGTAGTTGGGGCGGGGAATGTCGGAGGGACGACGGCGCAGCGGTTGGCCGAAAAGAATCTCTACGACGTGGTATTGGTCGATATCGCCCAAGGGGTTCCACAGGGCAAGGCGCTCGATATTTCACAGGCGGGGCCGGTCTGTGGGTACAGCACGCAGGTGGTCGGCACCAACGAGTACATGGAGACCGCGGGATCATCGATTGCGGTGATTACGTCCGGCATTCCACGAAAGCCGGGCATGAGTCGAGACGAGTTGTTGGCGACGAATGCGAAAATCGTGAAATCCGTCGTCAAGGAATTAGTCTCCCGCTCTCCGAACATTATCCTGATCCTTGTCACCAATCCATTGGATGCCATGGTGCATGTCGCGCGTTCTGTCAGCGGCTTGCCGAAATCCAGGATCCTCGGGATGGCCGGTGTGTTGGATTCGGCGAGAATGCGCACGTTCATTGCCGCAGAACTCAACGTACGGGCCACGGAGGTGCAGGCGATGGTGTTGGGCGGACACGGCGACACGATGGTGCCGCTGCCGCGGTATACCACTGTGAAGGGGAAACCGGTGTCCGAACTCATGTCAAAGGAAAAGCTGGACGCCATCGTCAAGCGAACGAGGGAAGGCGGAGCCGAAATCGTGGGCCTCTTGAAAACAGGGAGTGCCTTCTATGCTCCGTCCGCTTCAGCAGTGGCGATGGTCGAGTCGATCCATAAGGACGAGAAACAGGTGATGCCTTGTGCGGTGTTGTGTGAGGGAGAATACGGACTCAAAGACGTCGTCGTCGGGGTTCCAGTGATAATCGGGCGAGCAGGGGCCGAGCAGATTCTGGAGTATGAACTCACCAGTGACGAACGGGCGGCGTTGGCAACGTCGGCCAATGCGGTACGAGAACTCTGTCGCACCGTTGATCGACTTATGACATAG